The Nitrospira sp. KM1 genome includes a window with the following:
- a CDS encoding serine hydrolase produces the protein MVSPHIIRTALQEAVHDGVFPGAVLAVRAGGQERFILPVGRLTCDPESSPVTESTIYDLASLTKPLATVTSLLLLFQQGRCSLETSVEEVLQSFQGSAIGTATVRDLLTHSSGLPGWRPIYERLAQMGPGVAPLHSDMLRNSLETILRNEPLIYPRGSKSLYSDLGFILLGLMIEHTTGLPLDRWFDDAVAMPFGAPLLGYRPTTKFSSQLGGGEKTAMRIAPTESNAWRDGVTRHEVHDENAAAMRGVAGHAGLFGTAESVLAISGAWLKAYHSTGCRLEHSLVRQWVAHQNISNSSWALGWDTPSKDSSSGQYFSEQSFGHLGYTGTSLWIDPVKRIEVVLLSNRVHLGHDNNKIRTFRPRIHDLIMQECAT, from the coding sequence ATGGTGTCACCGCACATAATCCGGACGGCCTTGCAGGAGGCCGTTCATGACGGAGTATTCCCCGGCGCCGTGCTGGCTGTCCGTGCGGGCGGTCAGGAGCGATTCATCTTGCCTGTCGGTCGCTTGACCTGTGACCCTGAAAGTTCGCCAGTAACCGAGTCGACGATTTACGATCTCGCCTCGCTCACGAAGCCCCTGGCAACGGTTACATCGTTGCTATTGCTCTTTCAGCAGGGGAGATGTTCGCTGGAAACATCGGTCGAGGAAGTACTTCAGTCGTTCCAAGGCAGCGCAATCGGGACCGCCACGGTAAGAGATCTTCTCACGCATAGTTCAGGCTTGCCGGGTTGGAGACCGATCTACGAGCGGCTAGCCCAGATGGGGCCGGGTGTCGCTCCCCTTCACTCGGACATGTTGCGCAATTCCCTTGAGACAATCCTCCGGAATGAACCGCTAATTTATCCGAGAGGATCTAAAAGTCTGTACAGCGACCTAGGATTTATTCTCCTGGGATTGATGATCGAACACACGACTGGCTTGCCGCTCGACCGCTGGTTCGACGACGCAGTCGCGATGCCATTTGGAGCTCCTCTCCTGGGTTACCGTCCAACCACGAAATTCTCTTCACAGCTTGGCGGTGGAGAGAAGACTGCCATGAGGATTGCGCCGACGGAATCAAATGCTTGGAGAGACGGAGTCACACGCCACGAAGTACACGATGAGAACGCGGCTGCGATGCGAGGAGTCGCTGGGCATGCGGGGCTTTTTGGAACTGCCGAGTCCGTGCTTGCGATTTCAGGTGCATGGCTGAAGGCTTACCATTCGACCGGATGCCGGCTTGAGCATTCACTCGTGAGGCAGTGGGTTGCTCATCAGAATATTTCGAATTCGAGCTGGGCGCTTGGATGGGATACACCATCGAAGGATTCCTCATCCGGGCAGTATTTTTCCGAGCAATCATTCGGGCATTTGGGATATACGGGAACTTCGCTCTGGATTGACCCGGTGAAACGTATCGAAGTGGTGCTCCTGTCCAATCGCGTGCATCTAGGTCATGACAACAATAAGATCCGGACGTTCCGACCTCGAATTCATGATCTCATTATGCAGGAATGTGCAACGTGA
- a CDS encoding type II secretion system F family protein — protein sequence MATFAYVGRSRSGAVKKGELTAKTRDEAVDQLRKQSIVVTSLDEKSGKSKLSLSLGSGLTDKDLVVFTRQFGTMINAGLPLVQCLEILSTQSENKTLRESVGEVRTQVEAGSTFSDALRRHPKVFDDLYVNMVHAGEVGGLLDTILTRLAKHIEKAMKLKGQIKSAMIYPAAILGVAGVVITVLMIWVIPIFAKMFDELSSGKVGLPGPTQVVIDISNAFQSFWYIGVGCIFGVVFAVKKYYATPKGRMAIDRLLLKLPVVGDLVRKASVAKFTRTLGTLLSSGVPLLDGLSICAKTSGNKVIEETLLNARVSISGGKTIADPLAASQVFPKMVTHMIAVGESTGALDAMLGKIADFYEDEVDQAVASLTSLLEPMMMVFLGVVIGFIVIAMYLPIFKMASAIG from the coding sequence ATGGCGACATTTGCATACGTGGGCCGTTCCCGCTCTGGCGCCGTGAAGAAAGGGGAACTGACTGCCAAGACGAGAGACGAGGCAGTCGATCAGCTTCGAAAGCAGAGTATCGTCGTCACCAGCCTTGATGAAAAATCTGGAAAAAGTAAGTTGTCCCTGAGCCTTGGCTCGGGTTTGACGGACAAGGATCTTGTGGTTTTTACTCGCCAGTTTGGAACGATGATCAATGCCGGCCTTCCGCTGGTCCAGTGTCTGGAGATTCTTTCCACCCAATCCGAGAATAAGACCCTTCGAGAATCCGTAGGCGAAGTCCGGACACAAGTCGAGGCTGGTTCGACATTCTCCGATGCTCTTCGCAGGCATCCGAAGGTATTTGACGATTTATATGTCAACATGGTGCACGCGGGGGAAGTCGGCGGCCTGCTGGATACCATCCTGACCCGATTGGCGAAGCACATCGAAAAAGCGATGAAGCTTAAGGGGCAGATCAAATCTGCCATGATTTATCCGGCTGCCATTCTCGGAGTCGCAGGAGTCGTGATCACTGTGCTGATGATTTGGGTCATCCCGATCTTTGCCAAAATGTTCGACGAGTTGTCATCTGGAAAGGTTGGGCTTCCGGGTCCTACACAGGTCGTCATTGATATCAGCAATGCGTTTCAATCGTTCTGGTACATCGGCGTCGGATGCATCTTCGGTGTTGTGTTTGCCGTCAAGAAATATTACGCGACTCCAAAGGGAAGAATGGCTATCGACCGCTTACTGCTCAAGTTGCCTGTTGTGGGCGACTTGGTTCGCAAAGCATCGGTTGCGAAATTCACCCGTACCCTCGGCACGCTCTTGTCGAGCGGGGTGCCCTTGCTCGATGGTCTATCCATCTGTGCAAAAACATCCGGCAACAAGGTCATTGAAGAAACGTTGCTGAATGCCCGAGTGAGCATCAGCGGAGGGAAAACGATTGCCGATCCTCTGGCGGCGAGTCAGGTATTCCCCAAAATGGTGACACACATGATTGCGGTGGGCGAGTCGACCGGCGCACTGGACGCCATGCTTGGAAAGATCGCTGACTTCTATGAGGATGAAGTCGATCAGGCCGTTGCGTCTCTCACGTCATTGCTTGAACCGATGATGATGGTCTTTCTCGGTGTCGTGATCGGCTTCATCGTGATCGCCATGTACCTGCCCATTTTCAAGATGGCTTCAGCGATTGGCTAA
- a CDS encoding YggS family pyridoxal phosphate-dependent enzyme — protein MSQLPGFSISDRIGMVRDRIQSAASQSGRDPQAVRLVAATKGVSIERLREAIGVGLNLAGENRLQEALPKIEALQNTPVRWHFIGRLQRRKVRAVVGVFDVIHSVDSLDLAQEIDKRAGFAGIRQDILLEVNLGEEPSKGGFYADHLERVLPQMGGLAHVRVKGLMMIPPLATVPGHSRPYFRRLRELAHSLSRQSIGDVSMGELSMGMSDDFVVAIEEGATLVRLGRAIFGERDA, from the coding sequence ATGAGCCAATTGCCTGGATTCTCGATCAGCGATCGGATCGGGATGGTGCGAGACAGAATTCAATCGGCCGCTTCACAATCGGGCCGGGATCCGCAGGCCGTCCGACTGGTTGCCGCCACGAAGGGTGTTTCGATCGAAAGGCTCAGGGAAGCCATCGGTGTCGGTTTGAACCTGGCCGGTGAAAATCGCCTTCAGGAAGCGCTTCCCAAAATCGAGGCCTTGCAGAATACGCCGGTTCGTTGGCATTTTATCGGCCGATTACAACGCCGGAAGGTGCGGGCAGTTGTCGGGGTATTTGACGTGATCCACTCCGTAGACAGCCTTGACCTCGCTCAAGAAATCGACAAACGTGCCGGGTTCGCTGGCATCCGGCAGGATATCTTGTTGGAGGTAAATCTCGGTGAGGAACCGTCCAAAGGCGGCTTCTATGCGGACCACCTCGAACGGGTGCTGCCGCAAATGGGGGGGCTGGCGCATGTGCGAGTGAAAGGGTTGATGATGATTCCGCCACTAGCTACTGTGCCGGGACACTCAAGGCCATATTTCCGTCGATTGCGCGAATTGGCACATAGCCTGTCCCGACAGTCGATCGGGGACGTCAGCATGGGCGAATTGTCAATGGGCATGTCCGACGACTTTGTCGTCGCAATTGAAGAAGGAGCGACTCTGGTGCGGCTTGGCAGAGCGATTTTCGGAGAACGTGATGCCTGA
- a CDS encoding DivIVA domain-containing protein, whose product MRITPLDIQQMVFKASFRGYDKEEVNRFLEEIAETVEMLNRDNAVQREKISFLEQQVSELKRTEVTLSNTLVSAQSLAEDVKRSAHRESDLILKEAELKAGEMIRKVRMEMNDTQRDLASLQKQRLLMVERLRATLRTFERMLEVEEQEAFSDNPSTVEDNLEGESSAAL is encoded by the coding sequence ATGAGAATTACACCGCTCGACATCCAGCAGATGGTCTTCAAGGCGAGCTTTCGCGGCTATGATAAGGAAGAGGTGAATCGGTTCCTCGAAGAGATCGCGGAAACGGTTGAGATGTTGAACCGAGATAATGCCGTCCAGCGGGAGAAAATTTCCTTCCTTGAGCAGCAAGTGTCCGAACTCAAGCGAACCGAAGTCACGTTGTCGAACACGCTTGTTTCGGCTCAGTCGCTCGCAGAGGATGTCAAGCGAAGTGCCCATCGTGAATCGGATCTGATACTGAAAGAGGCAGAGCTGAAAGCCGGTGAGATGATTCGCAAAGTCCGTATGGAGATGAACGATACTCAGAGGGATCTGGCGTCTCTCCAAAAGCAGCGGTTGCTGATGGTGGAGCGCCTGCGGGCGACTTTGCGAACGTTTGAACGCATGTTGGAAGTGGAAGAGCAGGAAGCGTTTTCCGACAATCCATCGACCGTTGAGGATAACCTCGAGGGAGAGTCGAGCGCCGCGCTCTAG
- a CDS encoding CDP-alcohol phosphatidyltransferase family protein → MNIPNSLTLLRILLIPVYIGLLVYGHFDQALIVLLIAGITDALDGTIARAANQKTRLGAFLDPLADKLLLTSGFITLSIIHVIPSWVTIVVVSRDVMLLLGTAVAELSEFKIDITPTFLGKGTTFLQLSYVILVIFLSSRNTDLTILYPLLFGMVTFTLLSGFHYLYRGYQRTGTAVL, encoded by the coding sequence ATGAATATCCCGAACAGCCTAACGCTGCTCCGTATCCTCCTCATTCCTGTGTATATCGGATTGCTGGTCTACGGGCATTTCGATCAAGCGCTCATTGTCCTGCTCATTGCCGGGATCACCGATGCATTGGACGGCACGATAGCGCGCGCGGCGAATCAAAAAACCCGGCTAGGAGCCTTTTTGGATCCCCTTGCAGATAAACTCCTTCTGACTTCCGGGTTTATCACACTTTCGATCATACATGTGATTCCCTCATGGGTGACGATCGTGGTGGTCAGTCGCGACGTCATGCTTCTTCTAGGAACGGCAGTCGCAGAGTTGAGTGAGTTCAAGATCGACATCACTCCGACCTTTTTGGGAAAGGGTACAACATTTCTTCAACTGTCGTATGTGATCTTGGTCATTTTTCTGAGTTCCCGAAATACGGATCTAACCATTCTGTATCCTCTCCTGTTTGGCATGGTCACGTTTACTCTTCTCTCGGGCTTTCATTATCTCTACAGAGGATATCAACGCACTGGGACTGCAGTGCTGTAA
- a CDS encoding YggT family protein, which produces MFIGGNILQGFATVLDTVLWLYMWIIIARALISWVNPDPWNPIVQFLERVTEPVLAPIRRFVGWRIGFDISPIVAILAITFLQVAVVQTLRDIAVRMN; this is translated from the coding sequence ATGTTCATAGGAGGAAATATCTTGCAGGGTTTTGCCACTGTTTTAGACACGGTCCTCTGGCTCTATATGTGGATCATCATTGCGCGTGCCTTGATATCGTGGGTGAATCCCGATCCATGGAACCCGATCGTGCAATTCCTTGAACGGGTTACCGAGCCGGTTCTCGCGCCGATCCGTCGATTTGTTGGGTGGCGCATCGGATTCGACATCTCGCCCATCGTGGCCATATTGGCGATCACGTTTTTGCAAGTCGCGGTAGTGCAAACCTTGCGCGACATCGCTGTCCGCATGAATTGA
- a CDS encoding sigma-54 dependent transcriptional regulator — protein sequence MEKILVVDDEQSLREVMSIMLKRAGYAVTEASDGEEAIGQINKDIFDLVITDLRMPRADGMDVLKAVKSNSPETVVLVVTAFATADSAVEAMKQGAYDYLTKPFQVDEVQLIVRNALEKRRLTTENILLKREIASQSSFAQIVGQSDAMKKVFDVVRKVADAKSNVLICGESGTGKELIARAIHYNSARSPMPFVAVNCSAVPETLLESELFGHVKGSFTGAVANKAGLFEVANGGTIFLDEIGDTTPTIQVKLLRVIQEREFRRVGGNQDMKVDVRVIAATNRELEKAVADGSFREDLYYRLDVIPIRLPPLRLRTGDIPLLAKHFLEKFAKEGGRSAPSLTQDAVQVLLGHEWRGNVRELENLIERVVAFCSGKDVSGADIQSWLHHAVAPPSPQGTPTDLPEDGLDLEVLINGIEKDLLLKALERTKWVKKKAARLLRLNTRSFRYRLEKYAIKGGRD from the coding sequence GTGGAAAAGATCTTAGTCGTTGACGATGAGCAAAGCCTTCGCGAGGTCATGAGCATCATGCTTAAGCGTGCGGGATATGCCGTAACGGAAGCTTCCGACGGAGAAGAAGCCATTGGACAGATCAATAAGGACATCTTCGATCTCGTGATTACCGACCTTCGAATGCCAAGGGCGGACGGCATGGACGTCCTCAAAGCAGTCAAGTCGAACTCTCCAGAAACCGTAGTGCTGGTGGTCACCGCGTTTGCCACGGCCGACTCTGCCGTCGAGGCCATGAAGCAGGGAGCCTATGACTATCTGACTAAGCCGTTCCAAGTCGATGAAGTGCAGCTCATCGTTCGGAATGCGCTCGAAAAACGACGCCTGACGACCGAGAACATTCTCCTCAAACGCGAGATCGCCAGTCAGTCATCGTTCGCGCAGATCGTGGGTCAGAGCGATGCCATGAAGAAAGTCTTCGACGTGGTCAGAAAAGTCGCGGACGCGAAAAGCAACGTGTTGATCTGCGGCGAAAGCGGAACGGGAAAAGAATTGATCGCCCGTGCCATCCACTACAACAGCGCGCGAAGCCCGATGCCATTCGTGGCTGTGAATTGCAGTGCGGTTCCCGAGACGCTCCTCGAGAGCGAACTCTTCGGCCACGTAAAAGGGTCATTTACCGGCGCTGTGGCCAATAAGGCCGGTCTGTTCGAGGTTGCGAACGGAGGCACAATTTTCCTCGATGAAATCGGCGATACGACACCGACCATTCAGGTAAAGCTCCTGCGAGTGATCCAAGAGCGGGAGTTCCGCCGTGTGGGCGGCAATCAGGATATGAAGGTCGATGTCCGCGTGATCGCCGCCACGAATCGGGAATTGGAGAAGGCTGTGGCGGATGGATCGTTTCGTGAGGATCTGTATTATCGTCTCGATGTCATTCCCATCCGGCTTCCACCGTTGCGACTCCGAACGGGAGATATTCCGCTCCTGGCCAAACATTTCCTGGAGAAGTTCGCGAAGGAGGGCGGAAGGTCGGCTCCATCATTGACGCAAGACGCCGTGCAAGTCCTCCTCGGTCATGAATGGCGTGGAAATGTACGTGAATTGGAGAACCTGATCGAGCGCGTAGTGGCATTCTGTTCGGGAAAGGACGTTTCCGGAGCTGATATTCAAAGCTGGTTGCATCATGCCGTCGCCCCTCCGTCGCCTCAAGGGACACCAACCGATCTCCCCGAAGACGGGTTGGATCTCGAGGTATTGATCAACGGTATTGAAAAGGATCTGCTTCTAAAGGCCCTTGAACGCACCAAGTGGGTCAAGAAGAAAGCCGCGCGGCTATTGCGGCTCAATACACGCTCGTTTCGATACCGGCTGGAGAAGTATGCTATAAAAGGAGGCCGTGACTAA
- the ftsZ gene encoding cell division protein FtsZ: MFSFQEDVVSPVRIKVIGVGGAGCNAVNTMITSGLARVDFIAANTDLQALERSRAGYKVQLGPERTRGLGAGAKPEIGKESALESKDQIRECLENSDMVFVTAGMGGGTGTGAAPIVASIARELGILTVGVVTKPFQYEGHRRMCHADEGIRDLRRHVDTLLIIPNQRLLGIVDKTTPLLEAFKVADDVLRQAIQGIADVITTTGHVNVDFADVRTIMSHTGRAVMGMGVSRGTNRAIEAAQKAISSPLLEEGSVEGARGVLLNITGGQNMSLHEIEEAASIIQQTADSEANIIVGQVINPDMGDDLVVTVIATGFEREEQPAAASMAASRPSRNAHQSMSSAAAVADRPHKDLDRPTFLRRMSESNHAMDRVAVVADDEWDVPTFLRKQAD, encoded by the coding sequence ATGTTCTCATTTCAAGAAGATGTCGTCTCTCCGGTCCGGATCAAGGTCATCGGTGTCGGCGGCGCCGGATGTAATGCCGTCAATACCATGATTACCTCCGGGCTCGCTCGGGTTGATTTTATTGCGGCCAACACCGACCTCCAGGCCCTGGAGCGCTCGCGTGCCGGATACAAAGTTCAACTCGGCCCTGAACGGACAAGGGGGCTCGGCGCGGGGGCAAAACCGGAAATTGGAAAAGAATCGGCCTTGGAAAGCAAGGACCAGATCCGTGAGTGCCTTGAAAATTCCGATATGGTCTTCGTGACGGCTGGAATGGGCGGAGGAACTGGAACCGGAGCGGCTCCGATCGTGGCCAGCATTGCCAGGGAGTTGGGCATTCTGACCGTTGGCGTTGTAACCAAACCGTTTCAGTACGAGGGCCATCGCCGGATGTGCCATGCTGATGAAGGGATACGAGACCTGCGGCGACATGTCGATACCCTTTTGATCATTCCGAATCAGCGACTCTTGGGAATCGTCGACAAGACCACGCCGCTTCTGGAGGCGTTCAAAGTTGCGGATGATGTGTTGCGACAGGCGATCCAAGGCATTGCCGACGTGATCACGACGACCGGCCATGTGAATGTGGACTTTGCCGACGTCCGCACGATCATGTCGCATACGGGGCGTGCCGTCATGGGCATGGGCGTATCCCGGGGTACGAACCGTGCCATCGAAGCGGCTCAAAAGGCCATTTCCAGTCCGCTCTTAGAGGAGGGGAGTGTGGAAGGCGCACGGGGCGTTCTGCTCAATATTACGGGTGGCCAAAACATGTCGCTTCATGAGATTGAAGAAGCTGCGTCGATCATCCAACAAACGGCAGATTCCGAGGCCAATATCATCGTCGGCCAAGTGATCAATCCGGACATGGGTGATGACCTGGTAGTCACAGTGATCGCGACAGGGTTTGAGCGTGAGGAACAGCCGGCGGCGGCATCCATGGCAGCCTCCCGACCATCTCGAAATGCGCATCAGTCCATGAGTAGCGCAGCCGCAGTGGCCGACCGGCCACACAAAGATCTCGATCGGCCGACATTTCTTCGTCGGATGAGCGAATCCAACCATGCGATGGACCGTGTGGCAGTGGTAGCGGACGACGAGTGGGATGTACCGACCTTTTTACGAAAGCAAGCTGACTAG
- the pgeF gene encoding peptidoglycan editing factor PgeF, producing the protein MPTRTAMGRTKNWLLSVRQVHGTDVLVVDHPIGESDRFEEGWDALITNQPGLTVAVRTADCVPVLVYDRRKRAVAAIHAGWRGAVSGILPKTLDRLSNHFQIERGDLRVSIGPSAGPCCYEVDDAVLNPLRSTFSGWEQVVRNDMGKKTHFDLKAFVRMQLYHYGIEHHHVTSVNLCTICHEELFYSYRREGRVNGTMLSGISLIAQA; encoded by the coding sequence ATGCCGACGCGTACGGCCATGGGAAGGACCAAAAACTGGCTTCTGTCGGTCAGACAAGTACATGGAACGGATGTCTTGGTGGTGGATCATCCAATTGGCGAGTCGGACCGCTTTGAAGAGGGATGGGATGCGCTGATTACCAATCAGCCGGGACTCACTGTGGCGGTGAGAACGGCGGATTGTGTGCCGGTCTTGGTCTATGATCGGAGGAAACGAGCCGTGGCCGCCATCCACGCAGGTTGGCGAGGAGCGGTTAGTGGAATACTTCCAAAGACGCTCGATCGATTGTCGAACCATTTTCAGATCGAACGCGGGGATCTTAGGGTAAGCATTGGACCGTCCGCCGGTCCATGCTGCTATGAAGTGGACGATGCGGTGTTGAACCCATTACGGAGCACATTCTCAGGATGGGAGCAAGTGGTGCGCAACGATATGGGAAAGAAGACGCATTTCGATCTCAAAGCCTTCGTCAGGATGCAACTGTACCACTATGGCATCGAGCACCATCATGTAACGAGCGTCAACCTTTGTACGATTTGTCATGAGGAACTCTTCTACTCGTACCGAAGGGAAGGGCGCGTCAATGGAACGATGCTCAGTGGTATCAGCCTGATCGCGCAAGCATAG
- a CDS encoding nitrogen regulation protein NR(II) produces MDEFRSRVRSLMVIRVTIVTLMLGLSLVFQATRGEQEQTFYVLIISTYALTIPSALLLPRLQSGPALTTFFWMQVGIDCLLETILVARTGGVESPFAVLYIVTVTAASLVPRRRTGLLAACGCIILFGTVTNLQLYGLVERFGWLPQSHLTFPETFQSFGAYTLALLVVGLLGETLADQLQETGRSLREKEMGLTILQAFHENIVRSISSGVFTADAQGAITSFNPAAQEATGHDLAKVIGRPWREVFNWHPNNSADDVTSQPGMIRFEVECKRADGDRLVLGMTLSPLHQQDNEDGLVGVFKDLTEMRDLEEEMRRKEWLANLGEMSAGMAHEIRNPLGALAGAMQMLRKSGVDETDRRLMDIAIREATRLDTIITEFLQYARPPALNLAEHDINKVLAETLDLVQHEARARPKLTIATALATEPLPVQVDQDQIRQVFWNLATNAFEAMPNGGQLAIGTGRRHIDVNGRKGDVIEISFHDQGEGIAIQNLDKIFLPFFTTKKYGSGLGLAAVHRIVDLHDGWIKVESDQQQGTQFVVCLPRSGHGGVRLWHEGRTPWKRS; encoded by the coding sequence ATGGATGAATTTCGTTCTCGGGTACGCTCTTTGATGGTCATTCGGGTCACGATTGTGACCCTCATGCTGGGACTCTCTCTGGTTTTTCAGGCGACGAGGGGCGAGCAAGAACAGACCTTCTATGTGCTGATTATCAGTACCTACGCGCTGACCATTCCCTCCGCGCTTCTGCTCCCTCGTTTACAATCTGGTCCTGCACTCACAACGTTCTTCTGGATGCAAGTCGGCATAGATTGTTTGCTCGAGACCATCTTGGTGGCCCGCACGGGCGGGGTCGAAAGTCCGTTCGCAGTTCTCTACATCGTCACGGTAACCGCGGCAAGTCTTGTCCCTCGGCGACGCACGGGACTGCTGGCGGCCTGCGGATGCATTATTCTCTTTGGCACGGTCACCAACCTGCAATTGTATGGGTTGGTAGAGAGATTCGGATGGTTGCCTCAAAGCCATCTGACGTTTCCCGAGACGTTTCAATCTTTCGGAGCCTATACCCTTGCGCTGTTGGTCGTGGGTCTCCTCGGTGAAACATTAGCGGATCAATTGCAGGAGACAGGCAGATCCTTACGCGAGAAGGAGATGGGCTTAACCATCCTGCAGGCGTTTCACGAAAACATCGTCCGTAGCATCAGCAGCGGAGTCTTTACCGCGGATGCACAGGGAGCCATTACGTCATTCAATCCCGCTGCTCAAGAAGCCACGGGTCACGACCTCGCCAAGGTGATCGGGCGTCCGTGGCGCGAAGTCTTCAATTGGCACCCCAACAACTCAGCTGACGACGTGACCTCGCAACCAGGCATGATCCGTTTCGAGGTCGAGTGTAAACGGGCGGATGGCGATCGACTTGTCTTGGGCATGACGCTGTCGCCACTTCACCAACAGGATAATGAAGATGGCCTTGTCGGAGTGTTCAAGGATTTGACAGAAATGAGAGATCTCGAAGAAGAAATGCGCAGAAAGGAGTGGCTCGCGAATCTCGGAGAAATGTCCGCCGGAATGGCCCATGAGATCCGTAATCCGCTGGGCGCGTTGGCGGGAGCGATGCAAATGTTGAGAAAGAGCGGGGTGGATGAAACGGACCGCCGACTTATGGACATTGCCATTCGAGAAGCGACACGGCTCGACACGATCATCACGGAGTTCTTGCAGTATGCACGTCCTCCGGCCCTCAACCTCGCCGAGCACGATATTAACAAAGTGCTTGCCGAGACTCTTGATCTGGTACAGCATGAGGCTCGAGCCCGGCCGAAGCTGACCATCGCGACCGCACTGGCAACCGAACCGCTTCCGGTCCAGGTAGATCAAGATCAAATCCGGCAAGTGTTCTGGAATCTCGCGACGAACGCCTTTGAAGCCATGCCGAACGGGGGGCAATTGGCGATTGGGACGGGACGTCGACACATCGATGTGAACGGCCGCAAAGGCGACGTCATCGAAATCAGTTTCCACGATCAGGGGGAAGGGATTGCGATACAGAATCTCGACAAGATCTTTCTCCCGTTCTTCACCACGAAGAAGTATGGATCGGGACTTGGACTAGCCGCCGTGCATCGGATTGTGGATCTCCATGATGGATGGATTAAAGTGGAGAGTGATCAGCAACAGGGAACTCAGTTTGTGGTGTGCCTGCCGCGCTCCGGTCACGGCGGCGTACGGCTGTGGCACGAAGGACGGACGCCGTGGAAAAGATCTTAG
- the proC gene encoding pyrroline-5-carboxylate reductase, with protein sequence MPEQRSDTVAFMGGGQMAEAIIGGLLAGDVRSAEAIWATDPVTARRDRLKSEFGIRVGADNLPAVQWASIVVLAVKPQQVERLLKELERDLSGRIVVSIVAGTSIANIADHSPGARIIRAMPNTPALVREGMTALAYGPNVSSDDVEQVRAMFTAVGRVISVEEHLMDAVTGLSGSGPAYVFQAIEALADGGVKVGLPRQTAEILAAQTVLGAARMVLESGEHPAKLKDRVASPGGTTMAGLHQLEQGRFRATLMGAVEAATRRSRELGR encoded by the coding sequence ATGCCTGAACAGAGGTCCGATACCGTAGCCTTCATGGGCGGTGGCCAGATGGCGGAGGCAATCATTGGCGGGTTGCTTGCGGGGGACGTACGGAGTGCCGAGGCCATTTGGGCGACAGATCCCGTGACGGCACGGCGAGATCGGCTGAAAAGTGAGTTCGGTATTCGCGTCGGTGCGGACAATCTCCCTGCTGTCCAGTGGGCGAGCATCGTTGTCTTGGCGGTGAAGCCTCAGCAGGTGGAACGGCTGCTCAAAGAGCTTGAAAGAGACTTATCGGGTCGAATAGTCGTGTCAATCGTGGCCGGGACATCCATTGCGAACATCGCGGATCACTCTCCGGGAGCACGAATCATTAGGGCGATGCCCAACACTCCCGCGCTCGTACGAGAGGGTATGACGGCTCTGGCTTATGGTCCGAATGTGTCCTCCGATGACGTGGAACAGGTCAGAGCCATGTTTACGGCCGTCGGACGCGTCATTTCCGTCGAAGAGCATCTGATGGATGCGGTCACCGGACTCAGCGGAAGCGGCCCAGCCTATGTGTTCCAGGCGATCGAGGCATTGGCTGACGGAGGAGTGAAAGTGGGGCTCCCCCGTCAAACCGCGGAAATCCTGGCCGCCCAGACGGTGCTCGGCGCAGCACGGATGGTGCTCGAATCCGGTGAGCATCCCGCAAAGCTGAAGGATCGGGTCGCCTCGCCGGGAGGAACGACGATGGCGGGACTCCATCAACTTGAACAGGGAAGGTTCCGTGCTACACTGATGGGTGCGGTTGAGGCCGCGACGAGGCGATCACGAGAACTGGGACGCTGA